One window from the genome of Anomalospiza imberbis isolate Cuckoo-Finch-1a 21T00152 unplaced genomic scaffold, ASM3175350v1 scaffold_1060, whole genome shotgun sequence encodes:
- the LOC137465746 gene encoding LOW QUALITY PROTEIN: galectin-4-like (The sequence of the model RefSeq protein was modified relative to this genomic sequence to represent the inferred CDS: deleted 1 base in 1 codon) yields the protein MTFVPPPGYMPSFNPPLPYVAPVPGGLSPGMVVYVEGVVAPKADWFRINLAAGPEDTADLALHLNPRFGAGVAVLNSRSGGHWGDEQRRELHPLCPGGAFELVISVTPEGYRILVNGTFYEEFPHRLPPEQVTTVNVDGDLELHSASVLGSTDTPKITPMYHSSNLAVMAQAPILYPSVPFIGNIPGGLVPKKTIIIKGFVPQHARRFHINLRVGPSGDVVLHVNPRMDENNAVVRNALLADSWGNEERDLITGTPFLRGRFFDLSIRCGSNEFKVFADGQPLFNFHYRVPIGPHVDMLEIKGDVSLSYVYF from the exons aTGACCTTCGTGCCCCCGCCCGGGTACATGCCCTCCTTCAACCCG cccctgccctaCGTGGCCCCCGTGCCCGGGGGGCTCTCGCCCGGCATGGTCGTTTACGTGGAGGGAGTGGTGGCCCCCAAAGCCGACTG GTTCCGCATTAACCTGGCCGCGGGCCCCGAGGACACGGCGGACCTGGCGCTGCACCTGAACCCGCGCTTTGGGGCG GGGGTCGCGGTGCTCAACAGCCGCAgcggggggcactggggggacgAGCAGCGGCGGGAGCTGCACCCGCTCTGCCCGGGGGGAGCCTTCGAGCTGGTCATCAGCGTCACCCCCGAGGGCTACCGG ATCCTGGTGAACGGCACCTTCTACGAGGAGTTCCCGCACCGGCTGCCCCCGGAGCAGGTGACAACCGTGAACGTGGACGGGGACCTGGAGCTGCACTCGGCCTCGGTGCTGGGGAGCACG GACACGCCGAAGATCACCCCCATGTACCACAGCTCTAACCTGGCG GTGATGGCGCAGGCCCCCATCCTGTacccg tcCGTCCCGTTCATCGGCAACATCCCGGGAGGGCTGGTCCCCAAAAAAACCATCATCATCAAGGGCTTCGTCCCCCAACATGCCAGAAG GTTCCACATCAACCTGCGCGTGGGCCCGTCGGGGGACGTGGTGCTGCACGTGAACCCGAGGATGGACGAGAACAACGCCGTGGTCCGAAACGCCTTATTGGCGGACAGCTGGGGCAACGAGGAGCGGGACCTCATCACCGGCACCCCCTTCCTGCGCGGCCGCTTCTTCGAC CTGTCGATCCGCTGCGGGAGCAATGAGTTCAAGGTGTTCGCCGACGGGCAGCCGCTCTTCAACTTCCACTACCGCGTGCCGATCGGGCCCCACGTGGACATGCTGGAGATCAAGGGCGACGTCAGCCTGTCCTACGTCTACTTCTGA
- the EIF3K gene encoding eukaryotic translation initiation factor 3 subunit K isoform X1, whose amino-acid sequence MALFEQMRANVGKLLRGIDRYNPENLATLERYVETQAKENAYDLEANLAVLKLYQFNPAFFQTGVTAQILLKALTNLPHTDFTLCKCMIDQAHQEERPIRQILYLGELLETCHFQSFWQALDENMELLEGITGFEDSVRKFICHVVGITYQHIDRWLLAEMLGDLSESQLRVWMSKYGWTEPEPGRILISNQEENIKPKNIVEKIDFDSVSSIMASSL is encoded by the exons ATGGCGCTGTTCGAGCAGATGCGGGCGAACGTGGGGAAGCTGCTGCGGGGCATCGACcg GTACAACCCCGAGAACCTGGCCACGCTGGAGCGCTACGTGGAGACGCAGGCCAAGGAGAACGCCTACGACCTGGAGGCCAACCTGGCCGTGCTGAAGCT GTACCAGTTCAACCCCGCCTTCTTCCAGACCGGGGTGACGGCGCAGATCCTGCTCAAGGCGCTCACCAACCTGCCCCACACCGACTTCACCCTCTGCAAGTGCATGATCGACCAGGCACAC CAAGAGGAGCGGCCCATCCGGCAGATCCTGTACctgggggagctgctggagaccTGCCACTTCCAGTCCTTCTGG CAAGCGCTGGATGAgaacatggagctgctggaggggatCACCGGCTTCGAGGACTCCGTcaggaaat TCATCTGCCACGTGGTGGGGATCACGTACCAGCACATCGACCGCTGGCTGCTCGCCGAGATGCTGGGGGACCTCTCAG AGTCGCAGCTGAGGGTGTGGATGAGCAAATACGGGTGGACGGAGCCAGAGCCGGGGCGGATCCTCATCTCCAACCAGGAGGAGAACATCAAACCCAAGAATATCGTGGAGAAGATCGACTTCGACA gtgtgtccagcaTCATGGCCTCCTCTCTCTGA
- the EIF3K gene encoding eukaryotic translation initiation factor 3 subunit K isoform X2 has translation MIDQAHQEERPIRQILYLGELLETCHFQSFWQALDENMELLEGITGFEDSVRKFICHVVGITYQHIDRWLLAEMLGDLSESQLRVWMSKYGWTEPEPGRILISNQEENIKPKNIVEKIDFDSVSSIMASSL, from the exons ATGATCGACCAGGCACAC CAAGAGGAGCGGCCCATCCGGCAGATCCTGTACctgggggagctgctggagaccTGCCACTTCCAGTCCTTCTGG CAAGCGCTGGATGAgaacatggagctgctggaggggatCACCGGCTTCGAGGACTCCGTcaggaaat TCATCTGCCACGTGGTGGGGATCACGTACCAGCACATCGACCGCTGGCTGCTCGCCGAGATGCTGGGGGACCTCTCAG AGTCGCAGCTGAGGGTGTGGATGAGCAAATACGGGTGGACGGAGCCAGAGCCGGGGCGGATCCTCATCTCCAACCAGGAGGAGAACATCAAACCCAAGAATATCGTGGAGAAGATCGACTTCGACA gtgtgtccagcaTCATGGCCTCCTCTCTCTGA